A portion of the Gossypium arboreum isolate Shixiya-1 chromosome 8, ASM2569848v2, whole genome shotgun sequence genome contains these proteins:
- the LOC108467820 gene encoding autophagy-related protein 8f, which yields MTKSSFKIEHDFEKRRAEAARIRGKYPDRIPVIVEKAERSDIPNIDKKKYLVPADLTVGQFIYVIRKRIKLIAEKAIFIFVDGVLPPTGAIMSTIYDEKKDEDGFLYVTYSGENTFG from the exons ATGACTAAAAGCAGCTTCAAGATTGAGCATGATTTTG AGAAAAGGCGTGCTGAGGCTGCCAGAATCAGGGGAAAATACCCTGATAGAATTCCA GTGATTGTGGAGAAGGCAGAAAGAAGTGATATTCCTAACATTGACAAGAAGAA ATACTTGGTCCCTGCCGACCTCACAGTTGGTCAGTTCATCTATGTAATCCGGAAGAGAATTAAACTGATCGCTGAAAAGGCTATCTTCATATTTGTGGACGGTGTCCTCCCACCGACCG GAGCAATTATGTCAACTATCTATGATGAAAAAAAGGATGAAGACGGATTTCTGTACGTTACATACAGTGGAGAAAATACATTTGGCTAG
- the LOC108469484 gene encoding root meristem growth factor 10 has product MSTPSCFLLLLLCLSLQVCSARRLVVVVSKHHKIDNILHFSIKNDMKNDRKNNSVPVLQAKSSSSKELRSMKEESIEESHGYNVTQKLEDAKVKNQKTIVENEKKKNPSVAVSWRVPHKKHGEKNPGFNLDYSPPKTHPPHHN; this is encoded by the exons ATGTCAACCCCATCTtgttttcttcttctccttctatGCCTTTCTCTGCAAGTGTGCAGTGCTCGTCGTCTTGTTGTAGTTGTCAGTAAGCATCATAAGATCGATAATATACTTCACTTCTCCATCAAG AATGATATGAAGAACGATCGAAAGAACAACTCAGTTCCAGTATTACAGGCGAAATCGTCTTCTTCCAAGGAACTCCGATCCATGAAAGAAGAAAGCATCGAGGAATCTCATGGATATAATGTCACTCAAAAGCTGGAAGATGCTAAGGTGAAGAACCAAAAGACAATAGTCGaaaatgagaagaaaaaaaatcCAAGTGTTGCAGTTTCTTGGCGCGTGCCTCACAAGAAACATGGCGAAAAAAATCCAGGTTTTAACTTGGATTACTCACCACCAAAGACACATCCTCCTCATCACAActga
- the LOC108469056 gene encoding protein RGF1 INDUCIBLE TRANSCRIPTION FACTOR 1: MLFSSHLPRWLQVLLTEKFFNACIIHEDAKKNEKNIYCLDCCISICPNCLSPHSSHRLLQIRRYVYHDVIRLDDATRLMDCAFVQSYITNSAKVIFINQRPQTRQFRGSGNFCNTCDRSLQEPYLFCSLSCKVNDLLRTEDGVSKFLFECNFLPLPEAGSEDYGLVTPDSVLEPSGSTGSGGYGEVSLTSTATTEIVRKKRSSLKACRPTCPPTVSEVSGSLMNRRKKTPQRAPLY, translated from the exons ATG CTGTTTTCTTCACATCTACCTCGTTGGCTTCAAGTTCTTCTTACTGAGAAATTCTTCAACGCTTGCATAATTCATGAAGATGCCAAGAAAAACGAGAAGAATATATATTGCTTGGACTGTTGTATCAGTATTTGCCCTAACTGCTTATCCCCTCACAGCTCTCACCGCCTCTTACAG ATAAGAAGGTATGTCTATCATGATGTTATAAGGCTGGATGATGCAACAAGATTAATGGACTGTGCTTTTGTCCAA tcataCATAACAAATAGCGCAAAAGTGATATTTATAAACCAAAGGCCACAAACAAGACAGTTCAGAGGCTCCGGCAACTTCTGCAATACCTGCGACAGAAGCCTGCAAGAACCTTATCTCTTTTGCTCTCTCTCCTGCAAG GTTAATGATCTGTTAAGAACAGAAGATGGGGTTTCAAAGTTCCTGTTCGAGTGCAATTTCTTACCTTTACCAGAAGCGGGTTCGGAGGATTATGGTTTGGTGACACCGGACTCAGTCCTTGAACCATCTGGTTCGACCGGGTCTGGTGGGTACGGGGAAGTGTCACTCACATCCACTGCTACGACGGAAATTGTGAGAAAGAAGAGGAGTAGCTTAAAAGCATGTCGACCGACATGCCCTCCGACAGTATCCGAAGTTTCGGGAAGTTTGATGAACCGGAGAAAGAAAACTCCCCAACGAGCTCCACTCTATTGA